A single region of the Candidatus Nanopelagicales bacterium genome encodes:
- a CDS encoding DUF2461 family protein translates to MTAFTGFPDDTWTLLPRIGSHDRRWLAEHRDTYRESVLEPARVLVAALADPLRAAVSPGLQAVPSVNGSIAPVINDARFATATECKDHVLLRFWEGDDKYSSSTLSLRLSANEIEFAAGRRFDPSAIPDYRAAVAGPAGVALAGILAELRTARPALRITEPELRRVPAGYDPEHPQADLLRHRSLRVGWVESRPRCTTGQRFVPWITRRAALLADLHGWLRDCC, encoded by the coding sequence ATGACTGCATTCACTGGATTCCCCGACGACACCTGGACCCTTCTTCCCCGCATCGGATCACACGACCGACGCTGGCTGGCCGAGCATCGCGACACCTACCGGGAGTCGGTCCTCGAACCAGCCCGCGTTCTCGTCGCTGCGCTGGCCGACCCGTTGCGCGCCGCCGTATCTCCCGGGTTGCAGGCGGTGCCCAGCGTGAACGGTTCCATCGCCCCTGTCATCAACGATGCGCGTTTCGCCACGGCCACCGAGTGCAAGGATCACGTCCTGTTGCGGTTCTGGGAGGGCGACGACAAGTACTCGAGCAGCACCCTCAGCCTGCGTCTGTCCGCCAACGAGATCGAGTTCGCCGCGGGCCGCCGTTTCGATCCCAGCGCCATTCCGGACTATCGGGCGGCTGTCGCCGGACCCGCAGGTGTCGCGTTGGCCGGGATCCTGGCGGAACTTCGGACAGCTCGGCCGGCACTACGCATCACCGAGCCAGAACTGCGCCGAGTGCCCGCTGGGTATGACCCGGAACATCCGCAGGCCGATTTGTTGCGGCATCGCTCGCTGCGCGTGGGCTGGGTCGAGTCCCGGCCACGCTGCACGACCGGCCAACGATTCGTCCCGTGGATCACCCGCCGGGCGGCGTTGCTGGCAGATCTACACGGTTGGTTGCGTGACTGCTGCTGA